The following are from one region of the Brienomyrus brachyistius isolate T26 chromosome 4, BBRACH_0.4, whole genome shotgun sequence genome:
- the dcaf8 gene encoding DDB1- and CUL4-associated factor 8, with protein MADNDGKSRLPNGDSEDPCTGDGSESAGGPSASDGPDRPSTAPSAPAETAPPSESGEGDGTGTAPEARREMQPTEDGEDEDTDSMDGSGPYLLTEEAERDKESEGGQDRGGRMRRAKERDGGERREARRRQRERTGGGTTRHSSSSEEEDEDEDEEDIEEEDEQAMEDWLKADVSELPALAWRAVPSLRARELGQGAQFVRRACGARGLVQRLELQARLERHAGCVNTLHFNQAGTRLASGSDDLRVVVWDWAQCRAELEFDSGHKSNVFQAKFLPHSGDSTLAMCARDGQIRVAELSATQRCKNTKRVAQHKGAAHKLALEPDSPCSFLSAGEDAIVYSIDLRLDRPATKLVVVKEGDKKVGLYTIFVNPANTHHFAVGGRDQYVRIYDQRKINENNNNGVLKKFCPSHLVSSESKTNITCLVYSHDGAELLASYNDEDIYLFDASHSDGADFRKRYKGHRNNATVKGVNFYGPRSEFVVSGSDCGHIYLWDKSSARIVQFMEGDKGGVVNCLEPHPHLPCLATSGLDHDVKLWAPTAETPTGLKGLKEVMMKNKRERDEDSVRHGDQYDTQLLWFLMRHMRHRRPQRTRRGEAGEGETDDSWSSADSSDEEDMGPDHVQCMSS; from the exons ATGGCAGATAACGATGGCAAATCCCGTCTACCTAATG GTGACTCGGAGGATCCGTGCACAGGTGATGGTAGCGAGTCAGCCGGCGGGCCCTCTGCGTCCGACGGGCCGGACCGCCCCAGTACAG CACCTTCAGCCCCAGCAGAGACTGCACCCCCCTCCGAATCGGGAGAGGGAGATGGGACTGGAACAGCACCGGAGGCGAGGCGGGAGATGCAGCCCACTGAGGACGGGGAGGATGAGGATACGGACAGCATGGACGGCAGTGGGCCGTACCTCCTGACggaggaagcagagagggatAAGGAGAGCGAGGGGGGCCAGGATCGAGGCGGGCGGATGAGGAGGGCgaaggagagagatgggggTGAGAGGCGGGAGGCTAGGAGGCGACAGAGGGAGCGGACGGGGGGCGGGACTACTCGCCACTCCTCCAGCtcagaggaagaggatgaagatgaGGATGAGGAAGACATCGAGGAGGAGGACGAGCAGGCTATGGAGGACTGGCTGAAGGCCGATGTGTCCGAGCTGCCGGCCCTGGCGTGGCGCGCAGTGCCGTCTCTGCGGGCGCGGGAGCTCGGCCAGGGTGCCCAGTTTGTGCGGCGCGCATGCGGCGCCCGGGGCCTGGTGCAGcggctggagctgcaggcccGTCTGGAGCGGCATGCTGGCTGCGTCAACACGCTGCACTTCAACCAGGCGGGCACACGGCTAGCCTCGGGCAGCGATGACCTGCGCGTGGTGGTGTGGGACTGGGCGCAGTGTCGAGCTGAGCTGGAGTTCGACAGCGGCCACAAGAGCAACGTCTTTCAG GCCAAGTTTTTGCCCCATAGTGGAGACTCCACACTGGCCATGTGTGCCCGGGATGGCCAGATCCGGGTGGCTGAGCTTTCTGCCACGCAGCGATGTAAGAACACCAAGAGAGTGGCCCAGCACAAGGGAGCTGCACACAAg CTGGCCTTGGAGCCGGACTCCCCCTGCTCCTTCCTGTCAGCAGGGGAGGACGCGATAGTCTATAGTATTGACCTACGCCTCGACCGGCCTGCAAC TAAGCTGGTGGTGGTCAAGGAAGGGGATAAGAAAGTTGGCCTGTACACAATCTTTGTGAATCCCGCTAACACACACCATTTCGCTGTCGGAGGAAGAGACCAGTATGTCAG GATCTACGACCAGAGAAAGATTAACGAAAACAACAACAACGGCGTGCTGAAGAAATTCTGCCCTTCCCACCTGGTGTCCAGCGAGTCCAAGACCAACATCACCTGCTTGGTCTACAGCCATGATGGAGCAG AGCTGCTCGCTAGTTACAACGATGAGGACATCTACCTGTTTGACGCCAGCCACAGTGACGGCGCAGACTTCCGGAAGAGATACAAGGGCCACCGCAACAACGCCACAG TAAAGGGCGTGAATTTCTACGGTCCGCGGAGTGAGTTTGTGGTGAGCGGCAGTGACTGTGGCCACATCTACCTATGGGACAAGAGCTCTGCTCGAATCGTCCAGTTCATGGAGGGCGACAAAGGAGGGGTG GTAAACTGTCTGGAGCCCCACCCGCACCTGCCATGTTTGGCTACCAGTGGTTTGGATCATGATGTGAAGCTGTGGGCCCCCACAGCGGAGACCCCCACTGGACTGAAGGGTCTGAAagag GTGATGATGAAGAACAAGCGGGAGCGCGATGAAGACAGCGTGCGGCACGGAGACCAGTATGACACACAACTGCTCTGGTTCCTCATGCGACACATGAGACACAGGCGGCCTCAGAGG ACTCGCCGCGGGGAAGCCGGAGAAGGAGAGACGGATGATTCGTGGAGCTCAGCGGACTCGTCGGATGAGGAGGACATGGGCCCCGACCACGTGCAGTGTATGTCCTCCtga